In Helicobacter pylori, a single genomic region encodes these proteins:
- a CDS encoding adenosylmethionine--8-amino-7-oxononanoate transaminase, whose product MNFQENLAALDLEYLWHPCSQMQEHQNFPIIPIKKAQGIYLYDFNDNAYMDLISSWWVNLFGHNNAYISQQLKNQIDDLEHVLLASFSHKPIITLSQRLCQLTHMDKCFYADNGSSCVEIALKMSYHAHFLKNQTRPKKLFLSLSNSYHGETLGALSVGDVKLYKDTYTPLLLKNLTTPVPKNDNEIENSLNALKRLLDKHHEEICAFIAEPLLQCAGNMHIYSAKYLKQAVLLCKQKNIHIIFDEIATGFGRTGSMFAYEQCEIEPDFLCLSKGISGGYLPLSALLTRNEIYNQFYAPYEENKAFLHSHSYTGNALACACANATLDIFEKENVIEKNKALSEFIFRTLQNALKPLIEQQVVSNLRHLGMVFAFEVFLQTKERLSLAVFKKALKKGLLLRPLNNTIYLMPPYIITHEEITKAVAGLVEAIDELKKAENK is encoded by the coding sequence ATGAATTTTCAAGAAAATTTAGCCGCTTTGGATTTGGAGTATCTTTGGCACCCTTGCTCGCAAATGCAAGAGCATCAAAATTTCCCCATTATCCCCATTAAAAAGGCTCAAGGGATTTACCTCTATGATTTTAATGATAACGCTTACATGGATTTGATCAGCTCATGGTGGGTGAATCTTTTTGGGCATAATAACGCCTACATCAGCCAGCAGCTTAAAAATCAAATTGATGATCTAGAGCATGTCCTTTTGGCTTCTTTTAGCCATAAGCCCATTATCACGCTCTCTCAAAGGCTTTGCCAGCTCACTCATATGGACAAATGCTTTTATGCGGATAACGGCTCATCTTGTGTTGAAATCGCTTTGAAAATGAGCTATCACGCCCATTTTTTAAAGAATCAAACACGCCCTAAAAAGCTTTTTTTATCGCTTTCTAATTCCTATCATGGCGAGACTTTGGGAGCGTTAAGCGTGGGCGATGTGAAACTTTATAAAGACACTTACACCCCTTTATTGCTCAAGAATCTCACCACGCCCGTGCCTAAAAACGACAATGAAATAGAAAATAGTTTGAACGCTTTAAAGCGTTTGTTAGACAAGCATCATGAAGAAATTTGCGCCTTCATTGCAGAACCTCTTTTGCAATGCGCAGGGAATATGCATATTTATAGCGCGAAGTATTTAAAACAAGCCGTTTTGTTGTGCAAGCAAAAAAATATCCACATTATTTTTGATGAAATCGCTACCGGGTTTGGGCGCACAGGGAGCATGTTTGCTTATGAGCAATGCGAGATTGAGCCTGATTTTTTATGCTTGTCTAAGGGGATTAGTGGGGGGTATTTGCCTTTAAGCGCGCTATTAACCCGCAATGAAATCTATAACCAATTTTACGCCCCTTATGAAGAAAATAAAGCGTTTTTGCATTCGCACAGCTACACAGGAAACGCCCTGGCATGCGCATGCGCGAACGCCACGCTGGATATTTTTGAAAAAGAAAATGTTATTGAAAAAAACAAGGCTTTAAGCGAGTTTATTTTTAGAACGCTCCAAAACGCGTTAAAACCCTTGATAGAGCAGCAAGTGGTGTCTAACTTAAGGCATTTGGGCATGGTCTTTGCCTTTGAAGTTTTTCTTCAAACCAAAGAGCGTTTGAGTTTGGCGGTTTTTAAAAAAGCTCTAAAAAAAGGCTTGTTATTACGCCCTTTAAACAACACGATCTATCTCATGCCCCCTTATATTATCACGCATGAAGAAATCACAAAGGCGGTTGCGGGGTTAGTGGAAGCGATTGATGAATTAAAAAAGGCTGAAAACAAATAG
- a CDS encoding peptidylprolyl isomerase yields MIEWMQNHRKYLVVTIWISTIAFIAAGMIGWGQYSFSLDSDSAAKVGQIKISQEELAQEYRRLKDAYAESIPDFKELTEDQIKAMHLEKSALDSLINQALLRNLALDLGLGATKREVAKEIRKTSVFQKDGVFDEELYKNILKQSHYRPKHFEESVERLLILQKISALFPKTTTPLEQSSLSLWAKLQDKLDILILNPNDVKISLNEEEMKKYYESHKKDFKKPTSFKTRSLYFDASLEKPDLKELEEYYHKNKVSYLDKEGKLQDFKSVQEQVKHDLSMQKANEKALRSYIALKKANAQNYTTQDFEENNSPYTAEITQKLTALKPLEILKPEPFKDGFIVVQLISQIKDELQNFNEAKSALKTRLTQEKTLMALQALAKEKLKDFKGKSVGYVSPNFGGTISELNQEESAKFINTLFNRQEKKGFITIGNKVVLYQITEQNFNHSFSAEESQYMQRLVNNTKTDFFDKALIEELKKRYKIVKYIQ; encoded by the coding sequence ATGATTGAATGGATGCAAAATCATAGAAAGTATTTAGTGGTTACAATATGGATAAGCACGATCGCTTTTATTGCCGCCGGAATGATAGGTTGGGGGCAATACAGCTTTTCTTTAGATAGCGATAGCGCTGCCAAAGTGGGACAGATTAAGATTTCTCAAGAAGAATTAGCCCAAGAATACCGCCGCCTTAAAGACGCATATGCTGAGTCTATCCCTGATTTTAAAGAACTCACTGAAGATCAAATCAAAGCCATGCATTTAGAAAAAAGCGCTCTAGATTCGCTCATCAATCAAGCCTTATTGAGGAATCTCGCTTTAGATTTAGGGCTTGGCGCTACAAAGCGAGAAGTGGCCAAAGAGATCAGAAAAACGAGCGTTTTTCAAAAAGATGGCGTTTTTGATGAAGAATTGTATAAGAATATCTTAAAGCAAAGCCATTACCGCCCTAAACACTTTGAAGAAAGCGTTGAAAGGCTTTTAATCCTTCAAAAAATCAGCGCTCTCTTCCCCAAAACCACTACCCCTTTGGAGCAATCCAGCCTATCGCTTTGGGCAAAATTGCAAGACAAATTAGACATTCTTATCCTAAACCCTAATGATGTTAAAATCTCTCTTAATGAAGAAGAGATGAAAAAATATTACGAGTCTCATAAAAAGGATTTTAAAAAGCCCACAAGCTTTAAAACACGCTCTTTATATTTTGACGCTAGTTTGGAAAAACCTGATTTGAAAGAGTTGGAGGAATACTACCATAAAAACAAGGTGTCTTATTTGGACAAAGAGGGGAAATTGCAGGATTTTAAAAGCGTTCAAGAGCAAGTCAAGCATGATTTAAGCATGCAAAAAGCGAATGAAAAAGCCTTAAGGAGCTATATCGCTCTAAAAAAAGCGAACGCGCAAAACTACACCACACAAGATTTTGAAGAGAACAACTCCCCCTATACTGCTGAAATCACGCAAAAACTCACCGCTCTCAAACCCCTTGAAATCCTAAAACCAGAGCCTTTTAAAGATGGTTTTATTGTGGTGCAACTCATCTCTCAAATTAAAGACGAATTGCAGAATTTTAATGAAGCTAAAAGCGCTCTTAAAACCCGCCTAACTCAAGAAAAAACCCTTATGGCGTTGCAAGCTTTAGCTAAAGAAAAGCTTAAGGATTTTAAAGGCAAAAGCGTGGGCTATGTAAGCCCTAATTTTGGAGGCACTATTAGCGAACTTAACCAAGAAGAAAGCGCTAAGTTTATCAACACCCTTTTTAACCGCCAAGAAAAAAAGGGGTTTATTACTATTGGTAATAAAGTGGTGCTTTATCAAATCACAGAACAAAATTTCAACCACTCCTTTAGTGCAGAAGAAAGCCAGTATATGCAGCGTTTAGTCAATAACACTAAAACGGATTTTTTTGATAAAGCGTTGATAGAAGAATTGAAAAAACGCTATAAGATAGTCAAATACATTCAATAA
- the gatC gene encoding Asp-tRNA(Asn)/Glu-tRNA(Gln) amidotransferase subunit GatC, with amino-acid sequence MQIDDTLLQRLEKLSMLEIKDEHKESVKGHLAEVLGFVENIFALETHALKTDTELCTPLREDEPKSQPNIAKEILSHNKHSQDHYFVVPKIIE; translated from the coding sequence ATGCAAATTGATGACACATTATTGCAACGCTTGGAAAAATTGAGCATGTTAGAGATTAAAGACGAGCATAAAGAGAGCGTTAAAGGCCATCTAGCGGAGGTTTTAGGCTTTGTAGAAAACATCTTCGCTTTAGAAACTCATGCACTAAAAACGGATACAGAGCTATGCACCCCCTTAAGAGAAGACGAACCTAAAAGCCAACCTAACATCGCCAAAGAGATTTTAAGCCACAACAAACACAGCCAAGATCATTACTTCGTTGTGCCTAAAATCATTGAATAG
- a CDS encoding glycine--tRNA ligase subunit beta — protein sequence MHSDELLVEILVEELPAQALLNEYKQMPKKLHALFQKRALEVGTIEVFYTPRRLCLFIKDFPLLTQETKEEFFGPPVKIACNHQDKTQGLNALGLGFYQKLGLKDPKHFQTAFKNNKEVLYHAKIHEKEPTKDLIMPIVLEFLEGLNFGKSMRWGNVEKSFIRPIHNICVLFNGEDFNGIEVKEYGFKTKQATKVHRQEGFDFIEVDSPKAYFEVLEKNHVILDPKKREAKILQEIKELETKHHIIVEIDRDLLDEVVAITEYPSALLGEFDKAFLKLPSEIIITSMKENQRYFAVFSQKSQEESPTLHNGFIVVSNAINKDKQKIILGNQKVLKARLSDAVFFYENDLKKPLDNAPLESVVFVQGLGTLKDKMERESIIAQCLTQKYLSSLNMPLEKALELVKRAVQIAKADLLSEVVYEFSELQGIMGYYYALKQNENELVALSVKEQYLPASENAPLPSSVFSSIVALSLKIDSLFSLFSVGKIPSGSKDPFALRRLSFGLLKIIAHYGLEFDLKADLKNLFEKVAVYQSFDLEILEKFLLERFNNLIDCNPSIIRSVLNTNERDIVKIIQKVKALKRFLDDPKNAQKKELLFSAFKRLANINKDRNLNESSGFSTSLFKEPEEHALFEAFNAIKTSAFESLDSKIEAYFSLHAPLEEYFKSVLVMDKDIEIQKNRKNFLWGVYQSFLEIGDIKEIAI from the coding sequence TTGCATTCAGATGAATTGTTAGTAGAGATTTTAGTTGAAGAATTGCCCGCACAAGCGTTATTGAATGAATATAAACAAATGCCTAAAAAACTCCACGCTCTTTTTCAAAAACGCGCTTTAGAAGTGGGAACTATAGAGGTTTTTTACACCCCTAGGCGCTTGTGTTTGTTTATCAAAGACTTTCCTCTTTTAACCCAAGAAACTAAAGAGGAATTTTTTGGACCTCCCGTTAAAATCGCATGCAATCATCAAGATAAAACGCAGGGGTTGAACGCTCTAGGTTTAGGGTTTTATCAAAAATTAGGACTAAAGGATCCCAAGCATTTCCAAACAGCGTTTAAAAACAATAAAGAGGTGCTTTATCATGCTAAAATCCATGAAAAAGAGCCTACAAAAGATTTAATCATGCCCATTGTGTTAGAGTTTTTAGAGGGTTTGAATTTCGGGAAGTCTATGCGTTGGGGCAATGTGGAAAAAAGCTTTATCAGACCTATTCATAATATTTGCGTGTTGTTTAATGGGGAAGATTTTAACGGTATTGAAGTCAAAGAGTATGGCTTTAAAACCAAGCAAGCCACCAAAGTGCACCGACAAGAGGGTTTTGATTTTATTGAAGTGGATAGCCCTAAAGCGTATTTTGAAGTTTTAGAAAAAAACCATGTCATTTTAGACCCTAAAAAGCGCGAAGCTAAAATCTTACAAGAAATTAAAGAGCTAGAAACAAAGCACCACATCATCGTGGAAATAGATAGGGATCTATTAGATGAAGTTGTAGCGATCACAGAATACCCCAGCGCGCTTTTAGGGGAGTTTGACAAGGCGTTTTTAAAATTACCCAGTGAAATCATCATCACTTCCATGAAAGAAAACCAGCGCTATTTTGCGGTCTTTAGTCAAAAAAGCCAAGAAGAAAGCCCAACATTGCACAACGGCTTTATTGTGGTGAGTAACGCTATCAATAAAGACAAGCAAAAAATCATTTTAGGCAATCAAAAGGTTTTAAAAGCCCGTTTGAGCGATGCGGTTTTCTTTTATGAAAACGATCTCAAAAAGCCCTTAGATAATGCCCCTTTAGAGAGCGTGGTTTTTGTGCAAGGTTTAGGGACTTTAAAAGATAAAATGGAGCGAGAATCAATCATCGCTCAATGCTTGACGCAAAAATACCTTTCATCTTTAAACATGCCTTTAGAAAAAGCCCTTGAGTTGGTTAAAAGAGCCGTTCAGATCGCTAAAGCGGATTTACTCAGTGAAGTGGTGTATGAATTTAGCGAGCTTCAAGGGATCATGGGCTATTACTACGCTTTAAAACAAAACGAAAACGAATTGGTCGCTTTGAGTGTGAAAGAACAGTATTTGCCCGCAAGCGAAAACGCTCCCTTGCCCTCTAGCGTTTTCAGTTCAATCGTGGCTTTGAGCTTGAAAATAGACAGCCTGTTTTCTCTTTTTAGCGTGGGTAAAATCCCTAGCGGATCTAAAGATCCTTTTGCTTTGAGGCGCTTGAGTTTTGGGCTATTGAAAATCATCGCGCATTACGGGTTAGAATTTGATTTGAAAGCGGATTTGAAAAATCTCTTTGAAAAAGTGGCCGTTTATCAAAGCTTTGATTTAGAAATTTTAGAAAAGTTTTTACTGGAGCGCTTTAATAATCTAATAGATTGCAACCCCTCTATCATAAGGAGCGTGTTAAACACCAACGAGCGAGACATCGTTAAAATCATTCAAAAAGTCAAGGCCTTAAAACGCTTTTTAGACGATCCTAAAAACGCTCAAAAAAAAGAGTTGCTTTTTAGCGCTTTCAAACGCTTAGCCAATATCAATAAAGACAGAAACCTTAACGAATCAAGCGGGTTTTCTACGAGTCTTTTCAAAGAACCAGAAGAGCATGCCCTTTTTGAAGCGTTCAATGCGATCAAAACGAGCGCTTTTGAGAGTTTGGATAGCAAAATAGAAGCTTATTTCAGTTTGCATGCGCCTTTAGAAGAGTATTTTAAAAGCGTGTTAGTGATGGATAAAGATATAGAAATCCAAAAAAATCGTAAAAATTTCTTGTGGGGCGTGTATCAAAGTTTCTTAGAAATTGGGGATATTAAAGAAATTGCGATTTAA
- a CDS encoding sodium:proton antiporter, with amino-acid sequence MKRALWWLMLMGVFSMGVFLEAKEYPEIVLEEKNLQPMGLKVIKLDKEIFSKGLPFNAYIDFDSKSSVVQSLSFDASVVAVYKREGEQVKAGDAICEVSSIDLSNLYFELQNNQNKLKIAKDITKKDLELYRAGVIPKREYQTSFLTSEEMGLKVEQLESAFKSFGVDPKNPKGQYGFRIVARDGGLLALAPKNVGEKILAFTSYVRISKSDDLIAQIKLPVGVSKTIKRDSPVYNEEGEKIGKIQSVSVVLDKGSNTILATALLDEGNYHVGEMVEMYIQGSQPKDSVLIPSNALIRNGKDYLVFVRTPKGFRPVAVQVLEERSKIFIVSAQNLHPNDSVAVGSLIGLKGMINNLGEE; translated from the coding sequence TTGAAGCGGGCGTTATGGTGGCTTATGTTAATGGGCGTTTTTTCAATGGGTGTTTTTTTGGAAGCCAAAGAGTATCCAGAAATTGTTTTAGAAGAAAAAAACTTGCAACCCATGGGGTTAAAGGTGATTAAATTAGATAAAGAGATTTTTAGTAAAGGGCTTCCTTTTAACGCTTATATTGATTTTGATAGTAAAAGCTCTGTGGTGCAGAGTTTGAGTTTTGATGCGTCTGTGGTCGCTGTTTATAAAAGAGAGGGCGAGCAGGTGAAGGCTGGAGATGCGATCTGTGAAGTGAGCTCTATTGATTTGAGCAATTTGTATTTTGAATTGCAAAACAACCAAAATAAATTAAAAATCGCTAAAGATATTACTAAAAAAGATTTAGAGCTTTATAGGGCCGGTGTCATTCCTAAAAGAGAGTATCAAACGAGCTTTCTAACCAGTGAAGAAATGGGCTTAAAGGTGGAACAATTAGAGAGCGCGTTTAAAAGCTTTGGCGTGGATCCCAAAAACCCTAAAGGGCAGTATGGTTTTAGGATTGTGGCTAGAGATGGCGGTCTTTTAGCGTTAGCGCCTAAAAATGTGGGCGAGAAGATTCTGGCTTTCACTAGCTACGTGCGTATTTCAAAAAGCGATGATTTGATCGCTCAAATCAAATTGCCTGTAGGCGTTTCTAAAACCATTAAAAGGGATTCGCCAGTCTATAATGAAGAGGGGGAAAAAATCGGGAAGATCCAAAGCGTTTCGGTGGTTTTAGACAAAGGCTCTAACACGATTTTAGCCACCGCTTTATTAGATGAGGGCAATTACCATGTGGGGGAAATGGTAGAAATGTATATTCAAGGCTCTCAACCTAAAGACTCCGTTTTAATCCCTTCAAACGCTTTAATCAGGAATGGGAAAGATTACCTGGTGTTTGTGAGGACGCCTAAAGGTTTTAGGCCTGTGGCGGTTCAAGTTTTAGAAGAGCGCAGCAAGATTTTTATCGTGAGCGCTCAAAATTTACACCCCAATGACAGCGTGGCAGTGGGGTCATTGATAGGGTTAAAAGGCATGATCAACAATTTAGGGGAGGAATAA
- a CDS encoding 2,3-bisphosphoglycerate-independent phosphoglycerate mutase, whose translation MAQKTLLIITDGIGYRKDSDHNAFFHAKKPTYNLMFKTLPYSLIDTHGLSVGLPKGQMGNSEVGHMCIGAGRVLYQDLVKISLSLQNDGLKNNPAFLNTIQKSPVVHLMGLMSDGGVHSHIEHFIALALECEKSHKKVCLHLITDGRDVAPKSALTYLKQMQNICNENIQIATIGGRFYAMDRDKRFERIELAYHSLMGLNHTPLSPSEYIQSQYDKNITDEFIMPACFKDYCGMQDGESFIFINFRNDRAREIVSALGQKEFSGFKRQAFKKLHIATMTPYDNTFPYPVLFPKESVQNTLAEVVSQHNLTQSHIAETEKYAHVTFFINGGVETPFKNENRVLIQSPKVTTYDLKPEMSAKEVTLAVLEQMKLGTDLIIVNFANGDMVGHTGNFEASIKAVEAVDACLGEILSLAKELDYAMLLTSDHGNCERMKDENQNPLTNHTAGSVYCFILGDGVKSIKNGALNNIASSVLKLMGLKAPATMDEPLF comes from the coding sequence ATGGCGCAAAAAACTCTTTTGATTATCACTGATGGCATTGGGTATCGTAAAGATAGCGATCATAACGCTTTCTTCCATGCCAAAAAACCCACTTATAATTTGATGTTTAAAACCTTGCCTTATAGCCTGATTGATACGCATGGCTTGAGCGTGGGCTTACCTAAGGGGCAAATGGGAAATTCTGAAGTGGGGCATATGTGCATTGGGGCTGGTAGGGTGCTGTATCAGGATTTAGTCAAAATTTCTTTAAGCCTTCAAAACGATGGATTAAAAAACAACCCCGCTTTTTTAAACACGATCCAAAAAAGCCCTGTGGTGCATCTTATGGGTTTGATGAGCGATGGGGGCGTGCATTCACACATTGAGCATTTTATCGCTCTGGCTTTAGAGTGTGAAAAATCCCATAAAAAAGTCTGTCTGCATTTAATCACCGATGGGCGCGATGTCGCTCCTAAAAGCGCTTTAACTTATTTAAAACAAATGCAAAATATCTGCAATGAAAACATTCAAATCGCTACCATAGGTGGCCGTTTTTATGCGATGGATAGGGATAAGCGCTTTGAAAGGATTGAACTTGCATATCATAGCTTAATGGGGCTTAACCACACGCCTTTAAGCCCTAGCGAATATATCCAAAGCCAATACGATAAAAATATCACCGATGAATTTATCATGCCCGCTTGTTTTAAAGATTATTGCGGCATGCAAGATGGTGAAAGCTTCATTTTTATCAATTTCAGGAACGATAGGGCTAGAGAAATCGTGAGCGCTTTAGGCCAAAAGGAATTTAGCGGCTTTAAGCGCCAAGCTTTTAAAAAACTCCATATCGCTACCATGACGCCTTATGACAACACTTTCCCCTACCCTGTTTTATTCCCTAAAGAAAGCGTTCAAAACACGCTCGCTGAAGTGGTGTCTCAACACAACCTGACCCAAAGCCATATCGCTGAGACTGAAAAATACGCGCATGTAACCTTTTTCATCAATGGCGGAGTGGAGACGCCTTTTAAAAATGAAAACCGAGTGCTTATCCAAAGCCCTAAAGTTACCACTTATGATTTAAAGCCTGAAATGAGCGCTAAAGAAGTAACCCTTGCGGTGTTAGAGCAAATGAAACTAGGCACGGATTTGATCATTGTGAATTTTGCCAATGGCGACATGGTGGGGCATACAGGGAATTTTGAAGCGAGTATTAAAGCGGTAGAAGCAGTGGATGCATGCTTAGGGGAAATCCTTTCACTGGCTAAAGAATTGGATTACGCCATGCTTTTAACCAGCGATCATGGGAATTGCGAGCGCATGAAAGATGAAAACCAAAACCCCTTAACCAACCACACCGCTGGGAGCGTGTATTGCTTTATTTTAGGAGATGGAGTCAAATCCATTAAAAACGGAGCCTTAAACAATATCGCTAGCAGCGTGTTAAAACTCATGGGCCTTAAAGCCCCAGCAACGATGGACGAACCCCTATTTTAA